The Agarilytica rhodophyticola genome has a window encoding:
- a CDS encoding pilus assembly protein: MKMYFKKKKLTSKAKVKHLLKHCFYSITALACMLVTAPASSQVVDDYTLLPPTVVDSTTPLVMLVMSRDNQLWHKAYNDYSDLDGDGILDTTYNDGFEYYGYFHADYCYQYSNSSGVFSPVGTVLNLAPTPPQTSHKCSGAWSGNFLNWMTTTRIDVVRKVLYGGYRLTDTNSSTVLQRAYVPSDNHAFVKIVANSNIDGTISDYTPITGRDGANDVLSFCNVTDVVSGSSLSRNVNVAFNPPKLKVAIGNELAWAGSETRQCQYEDEGGPAAFSARRPNSGAISGIPSNSELNVRVNVCVAGQDADAMHNNTCQEYTDEVSSVTNVKPFGLLQTYGEAGTYKFGLMTGSYTNNSQGGVLRKNISFLGGEDATPADIEIDSQTGIFVNQTTSNEGIINTLNRLRIQGWNHQNARYDDCNAPGISQNDFLNSTNGGRQCRDWGNPLSEIYLEALRYIGAASPTTAFQANDSGILPGLGQVSWQDPFDPAAPCSQCSIIVLSTGLNNFDGDQLNSASSLPGFSAANMRAETDRVGVAEGVTSGTHIVGVGTSGGNVDVCDAKSISNFSSVSGPCPELPSLNGTYNIAGASFFAHQNDLRPDLDGTQDVSTYTVALAESLPSFRIPSGSSNAITIVPTCHSSSNGASNEFSPASAWRVCSLVDLTVVRQTPEYGRFVIAWEDSPWGNDYDQDAYSVIEYCTDGSACPDLGYNDDNPFFSNGAPGNFFQRAYYDRFENQPGWQNRSDVIQIRVSVPAASAGFSMRFGYTVNGSQLSAFGDDDGAYINEIVRYGGYNFNSLNFAIPGSDFSLAQNNRVIWSQRARAFRVGAASSSVSLLENPLWYAAKYGAFDDFDDDGLPGPVAEWDKLDINGDPALDNSGNIVGDGIPDSFFPVSNPASLPQALRSVLANISTRTSSGSAAAVNAQTGSGEGAIYQALYSPRLENRNDNGTIDAVTWFGTVNALFIDSRGRIREDLNQNGILENGDRILTFQFDPVIGETMVQATEVQPDGSTGSPVGTPFTLTSDEYNPIWSAQEMLRSLATYTNNRSSYESSASSGRYIFTAFDRDNDGLVISPEFNDTNPGSTAAVDGAHPFVSDTFALSGNTANDHRLLGFEGSTTDAEVENLVNFIRGEEGIPGTRSRTLNGESNLLGDIVNSTPEVVGAPREPYALLYNDDSYQNYINQYANRRNVLYVGANDGMLHAFNAGFFNPETSSGGNIGFETAGGNGAGHPLGSELWAYIPYNVLPHLQWLAAPNYPHVYYVDGPVRAYDVNIFAPDDVHPDGWGTIIVASMRFGGGDYSLDHDNDASTPDITTRSAYIIMDVTDPERPPELIAEITDEDLGFTTSEPTIVKYRRARSNGSFSGATENAWYLAFGSGPAGTNSSSRLSALNSAVSNKSAKVYLFDLVNRTLEPEIELTDLSSNPEANSFTGGFEVADWDLDYRDDAVYFGLVGGTPSAPTGKLKRGRVTSASGDNLSFNFSRDLYNESNRAFSAKPRTVRDVNNDYWVFAGTGRFFVAEDNLSTQQQYYYGIKEPQNSGGSASLSATIPDNDLVDVTDADVFEDGQVRGPGLSDLTLSGGGQSRSIEIFSDILDFVSENDGWRFEFRLPGILRHTPGSGNLMRNTTQAALAGTSLVITSYNATGEFCSSEGEGFLFTPHLGAGRPAPFAPVGTDPQTFLPSLEDPNVNVDRVLQGVTLGVGIPSDPTVSQFGESDGNSGGNDPCQGYQVFSQSSTAEISSTNLGCQGLPAGRRGWREIPIDFNL, translated from the coding sequence ATGAAGATGTATTTCAAGAAAAAAAAATTAACTTCAAAAGCTAAAGTAAAGCATCTGCTAAAGCATTGTTTCTACTCCATTACGGCTTTGGCATGTATGCTGGTGACGGCACCGGCATCTAGTCAGGTGGTTGATGATTATACGCTGTTACCGCCTACTGTAGTGGATTCGACAACGCCACTTGTGATGTTGGTTATGTCGCGAGATAACCAACTGTGGCACAAAGCTTATAACGATTATTCTGATCTAGATGGTGATGGAATTTTAGATACTACCTATAATGATGGGTTCGAATATTACGGTTATTTCCATGCCGACTATTGCTACCAGTATTCAAATTCTAGTGGCGTGTTTTCGCCTGTAGGAACAGTATTAAACCTTGCACCTACTCCACCTCAAACTAGCCATAAATGCTCAGGCGCCTGGAGTGGAAATTTTCTAAATTGGATGACCACAACACGAATTGATGTCGTACGTAAGGTTTTGTACGGTGGTTATCGTCTTACTGATACAAACTCTTCTACCGTTCTGCAACGTGCTTATGTACCTTCCGATAACCATGCCTTTGTTAAAATTGTTGCTAATAGTAATATAGATGGCACTATTTCTGACTATACGCCCATTACTGGACGGGATGGGGCTAACGATGTTCTCAGTTTTTGTAATGTCACGGATGTTGTGTCGGGTAGTTCCCTATCGAGAAATGTAAACGTAGCGTTTAATCCGCCAAAACTTAAAGTAGCTATTGGTAACGAACTCGCTTGGGCTGGTAGTGAAACCAGGCAGTGCCAGTATGAAGATGAAGGCGGCCCAGCCGCATTTTCTGCGCGACGTCCAAATTCTGGTGCTATCTCAGGTATACCTTCCAATAGTGAACTTAATGTACGTGTTAACGTATGTGTTGCTGGCCAAGATGCTGATGCGATGCATAATAACACCTGTCAAGAATATACCGATGAAGTCAGTTCGGTAACAAATGTGAAGCCTTTCGGTTTGCTGCAAACGTATGGCGAAGCAGGCACCTATAAATTTGGTTTAATGACAGGGAGCTATACCAACAACTCCCAAGGTGGCGTACTAAGGAAAAATATTTCTTTTTTAGGTGGTGAAGATGCTACACCGGCTGATATTGAAATAGATAGTCAAACAGGTATTTTTGTTAATCAAACAACTAGTAACGAAGGTATTATTAACACTCTTAATCGTTTACGCATTCAAGGTTGGAATCATCAAAATGCTCGCTACGATGACTGTAATGCTCCGGGTATTTCACAAAATGATTTTCTTAATTCAACTAATGGCGGAAGGCAATGTCGCGACTGGGGTAACCCCCTCTCAGAAATTTATTTAGAAGCACTGCGCTATATCGGTGCGGCTTCGCCTACCACAGCTTTTCAGGCAAATGACAGCGGAATCTTACCCGGGCTTGGTCAGGTTTCATGGCAAGATCCTTTTGACCCTGCGGCTCCATGTTCTCAGTGTTCTATTATTGTGTTATCCACAGGCTTAAATAATTTCGATGGCGATCAACTCAATAGTGCTTCAAGTTTGCCGGGCTTTAGCGCTGCTAATATGCGGGCAGAAACAGATAGGGTTGGTGTTGCCGAAGGTGTGACAAGTGGTACTCATATTGTCGGCGTCGGTACATCGGGTGGTAATGTTGATGTGTGTGATGCGAAGTCTATTTCAAACTTTAGCAGTGTTAGTGGCCCGTGCCCTGAACTGCCTTCTTTAAATGGTACTTACAACATCGCTGGCGCGTCTTTTTTTGCGCATCAAAATGACCTGCGTCCGGATCTAGATGGTACTCAAGATGTTTCCACCTATACCGTTGCCCTTGCCGAGTCATTGCCGAGCTTTCGGATTCCTTCTGGCAGTTCTAATGCTATTACTATTGTTCCTACATGTCATTCCAGTTCCAATGGTGCATCTAATGAGTTCAGTCCCGCATCTGCATGGCGAGTGTGCAGCCTTGTGGATTTGACTGTTGTTAGGCAGACACCAGAATATGGGCGTTTTGTTATTGCTTGGGAAGATTCACCTTGGGGAAATGACTATGACCAAGATGCGTATTCAGTAATTGAATACTGTACCGATGGAAGTGCATGTCCAGATTTGGGTTATAACGATGACAATCCGTTTTTTTCAAATGGTGCTCCTGGTAATTTTTTTCAAAGAGCTTATTACGACAGATTTGAAAATCAGCCTGGATGGCAAAATCGAAGTGATGTAATACAAATTCGTGTTTCGGTACCTGCCGCGTCTGCTGGTTTCTCGATGCGTTTTGGTTACACCGTTAATGGTTCTCAGTTAAGTGCCTTTGGAGATGATGACGGTGCTTACATAAACGAAATTGTTCGCTATGGTGGCTATAACTTTAACTCTCTTAATTTTGCTATCCCTGGCTCAGACTTTTCTTTAGCGCAAAATAATAGAGTTATCTGGAGCCAGCGTGCGCGGGCATTTCGAGTCGGCGCCGCATCCAGCAGTGTTAGTTTGTTAGAAAATCCATTGTGGTATGCGGCCAAGTATGGTGCCTTTGATGACTTTGACGATGATGGGCTACCCGGCCCTGTTGCCGAATGGGACAAATTAGATATTAACGGCGACCCGGCCCTAGACAATAGTGGTAATATTGTGGGTGACGGAATTCCTGACTCATTTTTCCCGGTCAGTAACCCTGCAAGTTTGCCACAGGCGTTAAGATCGGTACTGGCAAACATTAGCACGCGTACATCATCAGGTAGTGCCGCAGCGGTAAATGCACAAACTGGCAGCGGTGAAGGTGCTATTTATCAAGCGCTTTATTCTCCGCGTCTAGAAAACCGAAATGATAATGGAACTATCGATGCTGTGACCTGGTTTGGTACTGTAAATGCTTTGTTTATCGATAGTCGCGGTCGCATTCGAGAAGACCTAAATCAGAATGGAATACTAGAGAATGGCGATCGTATACTGACATTTCAATTCGATCCTGTGATTGGGGAGACCATGGTGCAAGCCACTGAAGTACAACCTGATGGTAGTACGGGTTCTCCTGTAGGTACTCCCTTCACATTAACGAGCGATGAGTATAATCCTATTTGGTCTGCGCAAGAAATGTTAAGGTCTCTTGCTACTTATACCAACAATAGGAGCTCTTATGAGAGCTCTGCATCTAGTGGCCGCTATATTTTTACTGCCTTTGATCGTGATAATGATGGTTTAGTTATCTCGCCTGAGTTCAATGACACTAACCCTGGTTCGACGGCAGCAGTTGATGGTGCTCATCCTTTTGTTAGTGATACCTTTGCACTTAGCGGTAATACGGCGAATGATCACAGGCTGCTCGGCTTTGAAGGTTCTACAACTGACGCAGAAGTTGAAAACCTGGTGAATTTTATTCGCGGCGAAGAAGGCATTCCCGGAACACGTTCACGAACACTCAATGGCGAATCTAATTTGTTAGGTGATATTGTTAATTCCACCCCTGAGGTCGTGGGGGCTCCGCGAGAGCCCTACGCTCTGCTATACAACGATGACTCTTATCAAAATTATATTAACCAGTATGCGAATCGACGTAATGTTCTGTATGTAGGGGCTAACGATGGTATGTTGCATGCGTTTAATGCAGGTTTCTTTAATCCTGAAACATCTTCTGGTGGCAACATAGGGTTTGAGACTGCTGGCGGCAATGGTGCAGGTCATCCTCTGGGAAGTGAACTGTGGGCCTATATTCCCTACAATGTATTGCCGCATCTTCAATGGTTGGCCGCACCTAATTATCCTCACGTCTATTACGTGGACGGCCCTGTAAGAGCTTATGATGTCAATATTTTTGCTCCCGATGATGTGCATCCAGATGGTTGGGGGACGATTATTGTTGCCAGCATGCGCTTTGGCGGTGGAGATTATTCTCTAGACCACGATAACGATGCTTCTACTCCCGATATTACAACTCGCTCGGCCTATATTATTATGGACGTGACGGATCCTGAGCGGCCACCTGAGCTTATCGCTGAGATTACTGACGAAGATCTTGGTTTTACTACATCTGAGCCGACAATTGTTAAGTATCGCAGAGCTCGCAGTAACGGCTCTTTTTCTGGTGCCACTGAAAATGCATGGTACCTTGCTTTTGGCTCAGGGCCTGCCGGCACTAATTCTTCTTCTCGTTTATCTGCGCTTAACTCTGCCGTAAGTAATAAGTCGGCAAAAGTGTATTTGTTCGACTTAGTGAATCGAACATTAGAACCTGAAATAGAACTTACCGATTTATCAAGTAACCCTGAAGCTAATAGCTTTACTGGCGGGTTTGAAGTTGCCGATTGGGACTTAGACTATCGAGATGACGCAGTGTATTTTGGACTTGTTGGTGGTACGCCATCAGCTCCGACAGGTAAACTAAAACGCGGGCGTGTTACCTCAGCTTCAGGAGATAACCTTTCCTTCAATTTCTCTCGAGATCTTTACAACGAATCTAATCGTGCTTTTAGTGCTAAACCCCGAACTGTGCGAGATGTTAACAATGATTACTGGGTATTTGCCGGTACCGGGCGGTTCTTCGTAGCAGAGGATAATCTCTCGACTCAGCAGCAATATTATTACGGTATTAAAGAACCCCAAAATAGTGGTGGTTCTGCATCTCTCTCAGCGACTATTCCTGACAATGACTTGGTCGACGTGACAGATGCCGATGTATTTGAGGACGGGCAGGTTCGTGGCCCTGGTCTGAGTGATCTGACTTTATCTGGCGGGGGGCAATCAAGGTCTATCGAAATCTTTAGTGACATACTTGATTTTGTTTCAGAAAATGATGGGTGGCGGTTTGAATTTAGGTTGCCAGGCATTTTGCGCCACACACCTGGTTCAGGAAACTTAATGCGCAATACTACCCAAGCGGCTTTAGCCGGTACCTCTTTGGTGATTACATCCTATAATGCAACGGGAGAATTCTGTAGCTCAGAAGGGGAGGGCTTTTTATTTACTCCTCACCTCGGTGCTGGAAGGCCAGCACCTTTTGCTCCTGTAGGTACAGACCCGCAAACATTTTTGCCCTCTTTGGAAGATCCGAATGTCAACGTTGATCGGGTGTTACAAGGTGTTACTTTAGGGGTTGGGATTCCTTCTGATCCAACGGTTTCTCAATTTGGTGAAAGTGATGGTAACAGTGGTGGTAATGATCCTTGCCAGGGTTATCAAGTATTTAGCCAATCCTCTACTGCTGAAATTAGCTCGACCAACTTGGGTTGCCAAGGTTTGCCTGCCGGACGACGCGGTTGGCGAGAAATTCCTATTGATTTTAATTTATAG
- a CDS encoding type IV pilin protein, with product MFKKLKQRKLTQQGFNLVELLIVIAIISIIAAIGYPSYQDSLEKSRRTDGREALLRAAALQERWYLQRNQYTNNMLDIGGADSEERYYTLATAFNFNGANDCSAADERRCFTLTATAQGVQANDEECIRLTIDNLGRKRSFRAGAGTAGETTNTGRCWN from the coding sequence ATGTTTAAAAAATTGAAACAGCGTAAATTAACTCAGCAGGGCTTTAACTTAGTTGAGCTATTAATCGTGATAGCCATCATTAGTATTATTGCTGCCATTGGCTATCCAAGTTATCAAGACTCGTTAGAGAAATCCCGGCGCACTGATGGCAGAGAAGCTTTGTTGCGTGCAGCAGCACTGCAGGAGCGTTGGTATCTTCAGCGCAATCAATATACCAACAATATGCTAGATATTGGTGGTGCCGATTCAGAAGAAAGATACTATACATTAGCAACTGCGTTTAATTTTAATGGTGCCAACGATTGTAGCGCAGCTGACGAGAGGAGATGCTTTACATTGACTGCGACTGCTCAAGGTGTGCAGGCGAATGACGAGGAGTGTATACGCTTAACTATCGATAATTTGGGGCGGAAAAGATCATTTAGGGCCGGTGCTGGTACTGCCGGTGAAACCACTAATACAGGTAGATGTTGGAACTAA
- a CDS encoding GspH/FimT family pseudopilin → MKNINDQHGFTLIELLITLVILAILVSIAVPSMESSVKGNTILGLQREYLSAFNYARSEAVSRGKTVSMCPSSDSSTCNGANWSDGWLVFVDNGNGASGGNGTYDAASGEELLKVALLTGNSRVSFVDADNTASTLPSYSWNFRGFSASRQRALMAICDERNEARYATFARGLLIERSGRVMPSRDRDADGIHDSSFENNTGTVVSQNLDCS, encoded by the coding sequence ATGAAAAATATAAACGATCAACATGGATTTACATTAATTGAGTTGCTCATCACTTTAGTGATTTTAGCGATTCTAGTTTCTATCGCTGTACCTTCTATGGAAAGTTCAGTTAAAGGAAACACAATACTCGGCTTGCAACGTGAATACTTAAGCGCTTTTAATTATGCGCGCTCCGAAGCGGTTAGCCGTGGTAAAACGGTAAGTATGTGTCCTAGTTCAGATTCATCCACTTGCAATGGTGCAAATTGGAGTGATGGTTGGCTGGTGTTTGTTGACAATGGCAACGGTGCCAGTGGCGGCAATGGCACTTATGATGCTGCCAGTGGTGAAGAACTGTTAAAGGTTGCACTGCTGACAGGAAATAGCAGAGTTAGCTTTGTGGATGCGGATAACACAGCGTCTACTTTGCCTTCTTACAGTTGGAATTTTCGCGGTTTTTCTGCAAGTCGACAGCGAGCTTTAATGGCGATTTGTGACGAGCGCAATGAGGCGAGATACGCAACATTCGCCCGAGGGTTATTAATTGAGCGTTCGGGACGTGTTATGCCAAGCCGTGATCGAGATGCTGATGGCATTCATGACAGTTCTTTTGAAAATAATACCGGAACCGTAGTATCACAAAATCTGGATTGCTCTTAA
- the pilV gene encoding type IV pilus modification protein PilV: protein MINIKHQQGSSLIEVLVALFILAVGLLGVLAMQSRAVQLNQNAYLYSQAAVLANDLMEAMRTSPYIDALDDYERNFGDAIPTETCGLSPPGCPSRVRRVPVPGQPIPQLQAQQAQIVQWNLSQWLSNIEGALPGGQGEVQITAPNTDGVRGVTIKVRFHIGYDDSNTPIQDIVTVVNGI from the coding sequence ATGATTAATATAAAACATCAGCAAGGCTCGTCGCTTATCGAAGTGTTAGTAGCGTTGTTTATTTTAGCAGTGGGTTTACTGGGCGTATTAGCCATGCAATCACGTGCAGTACAACTCAATCAAAATGCCTACCTTTATTCTCAGGCTGCGGTGTTGGCCAATGATCTAATGGAAGCGATGAGGACATCTCCATATATCGATGCACTAGACGATTATGAAAGAAACTTTGGTGATGCTATACCTACCGAGACTTGTGGTCTTTCCCCACCTGGATGTCCCAGTAGGGTAAGGCGAGTGCCTGTACCTGGTCAGCCCATACCTCAGCTGCAAGCGCAGCAAGCTCAAATTGTGCAATGGAATCTTTCTCAATGGTTAAGCAATATTGAAGGTGCTTTACCAGGCGGACAAGGAGAAGTGCAAATTACTGCTCCTAATACTGATGGTGTTAGGGGAGTCACTATTAAAGTACGTTTTCATATCGGCTACGATGATTCGAATACGCCTATCCAAGATATCGTAACAGTAGTAAATGGCATTTAA
- a CDS encoding PilW family protein, translating into MKFVLRNNCQSGLSLVELLVSMFISIVVFGGVVSVIQSSRARFSDEQDVSFIQENVRYALEMLTRDIRSAGNFGCADKNNAHVANLVNVSGSITDLFSEDPIIGYEGTNSVAGFPTILDQADVGSDAIILRYADIDRAVPIGSHNKGSQSFDLPGANTHDFLQGEKVAIVDASCRHIGIFENTSPDNATAANYGAGSNCSAEIKVTGGDTRCTGVNTGTADRGEYANGSFLMPYIANAYYIDVSNVVPAPRAGVEPLKSLKRRVLSESGFRTEELAQGVEKMEILYGEDTNTDGIVNIFHDASSVSDWDSVVAVRLNLIFRSQSEVFDENRAVTLNGENYNDRFLRQLASSTVRMRNR; encoded by the coding sequence ATGAAATTTGTGTTGAGGAATAATTGTCAAAGTGGCCTTTCCCTTGTTGAGCTTCTGGTATCGATGTTCATCAGTATTGTTGTGTTTGGTGGTGTAGTAAGTGTTATACAGTCGAGCCGCGCTAGATTTTCTGATGAGCAAGATGTGAGCTTTATTCAAGAAAATGTCCGTTATGCACTAGAGATGTTAACGCGAGATATTCGTTCGGCAGGGAATTTTGGCTGCGCTGATAAAAATAATGCTCATGTGGCTAATCTTGTCAACGTTAGCGGCAGCATCACTGATTTATTTTCCGAAGATCCCATCATAGGCTACGAGGGGACTAACAGTGTCGCAGGTTTCCCCACGATTTTGGATCAAGCAGATGTAGGCTCAGATGCCATTATCCTCCGTTATGCAGATATTGATCGTGCTGTGCCGATTGGATCGCATAATAAAGGTAGTCAGAGTTTTGATTTGCCTGGAGCGAATACTCACGATTTTCTGCAAGGTGAAAAAGTAGCGATTGTCGATGCTAGTTGTCGTCATATTGGTATTTTTGAAAACACTTCCCCGGACAATGCTACCGCTGCCAATTATGGAGCTGGTAGTAATTGCTCAGCTGAAATTAAAGTCACAGGAGGTGACACTCGTTGTACAGGTGTTAATACCGGTACTGCTGACCGAGGGGAATACGCTAATGGTTCTTTTTTAATGCCTTATATTGCTAATGCTTACTATATTGATGTGTCGAATGTTGTACCTGCACCCAGAGCAGGAGTAGAGCCTTTGAAAAGTTTAAAAAGAAGGGTTCTATCTGAAAGTGGTTTTCGTACAGAGGAGCTTGCACAAGGAGTGGAAAAGATGGAAATACTTTACGGAGAAGATACCAATACAGACGGTATCGTTAACATATTTCATGATGCCAGTAGCGTGTCTGATTGGGATAGCGTAGTTGCAGTGCGTTTGAATCTCATTTTTCGCTCCCAGAGTGAAGTATTTGATGAAAATCGGGCTGTGACATTGAATGGTGAAAATTACAACGACCGGTTTTTACGTCAGCTCGCCAGCTCGACAGTACGTATGAGGAATCGTTAA
- a CDS encoding pilus assembly PilX family protein, which produces MDGLAIAMQRKLLSSRGSPNISHRQSGAALIIALVMLAIVTIIGVANMNSSGLEMKMIASTLDRNKAFSIADAGLRAAETWLEKTSGLVEEDLYTDTCGSRTLCFSPTCTNGLCFQGIYEENVIPNRRRYGCEVVPSGVSRRVFWRDSGLNVWNNAAQHRTVQIGPVDIERADGSVVQETYSVKYIVEFLCFVSKGTPPNGGKATPFDATKDNNNNADVLFRITVFFDGDDRRVPVMLQSNYVFPLS; this is translated from the coding sequence ATGGATGGTTTAGCAATCGCAATGCAAAGAAAATTGCTGTCAAGCAGGGGTAGCCCTAATATCTCCCATCGACAAAGTGGTGCGGCATTAATCATCGCTTTAGTCATGTTAGCGATAGTAACAATTATTGGTGTCGCTAATATGAATTCTTCTGGTCTAGAAATGAAGATGATTGCTTCAACACTGGATCGAAATAAAGCATTTTCAATTGCTGATGCAGGTTTACGAGCAGCCGAAACTTGGTTGGAAAAAACTTCCGGCTTGGTAGAAGAAGATTTATACACAGACACCTGTGGTTCACGAACTCTTTGTTTCAGCCCTACCTGTACCAATGGTCTTTGTTTTCAGGGGATTTATGAAGAAAATGTTATTCCAAACCGTAGGCGTTACGGTTGTGAAGTTGTGCCCAGCGGCGTTTCACGTAGGGTTTTTTGGCGCGACTCAGGACTAAATGTATGGAATAACGCGGCCCAGCATCGGACAGTTCAAATTGGCCCAGTTGATATTGAACGGGCAGACGGCAGTGTTGTTCAAGAAACATATAGCGTGAAATATATTGTTGAATTTCTTTGTTTTGTTAGTAAAGGAACTCCTCCAAACGGAGGCAAGGCCACGCCTTTTGATGCGACAAAAGATAACAATAACAATGCAGATGTCCTCTTTCGTATCACAGTATTTTTTGATGGCGACGATCGCCGTGTTCCGGTGATGTTGCAATCTAATTATGTATTTCCATTAAGTTAA